CTCAGGCGCGCTGGAGCCTCCCACATGTCGCGCTGGCCCTGCGGGCGGGGAGCCCGGGCTTTGAGGCTACGCGGTCCAGCCGACCCTCCCCTGGGCCGCAGGCTGGCAGCAGTTGACCCCGGCGCCTCTGGGCTGCGGGCGAGACGTCGGGGCTCAAGACGGGCTGGTTGGGGGGGCCCTTGAGGACGCGCCTCCTTGCGGAGCCGGTTGCGCGACGGGACCGGAGGCGGGACGCATGGGAGCCGAGACGCGCCCGCAGAGGGAGCAGGGCGCCCCGGAGCGCCCCACCGCTCCCTTCTCTGACCCCTGTTTCCTTCCCGCTCCTCCTGGAAGGGGGGCCCACGGCGTGGCGAGGCGAACGGGAGGGCGCGTCCACAGCCCGGGCTCCGGTCCTGGGCTGCCGGGCGCGCCGGGCCCCACGTGGTGCCGCGCCGGGCGGGGCAGGAGGGGGTGCCGGGGGATTCGCGGCGCTTTCTttaaggtggggggagggggcggggggctcCAAGCTCCGCCCCCGGGGGCAGCGGAGCGCGCGCCGGCCAATGGGGAG
This region of Equus quagga isolate Etosha38 chromosome 7, UCLA_HA_Equagga_1.0, whole genome shotgun sequence genomic DNA includes:
- the LOC124241938 gene encoding putative insulin-like growth factor 2 antisense gene protein is translated as MAARWPDLRRRRRRCRHPIPRSRRRRRRRRRESAANPPAPPPAPPGAAPRGARRARQPRTGARAVDAPSRSPRHAVGPPSRRSGKETGVREGSGGALRGALLPLRARLGSHASRLRSRRATGSARRRVLKGPPNQPVLSPDVSPAAQRRRGQLLPACGPGEGRLDRVASKPGLPARRASATCGRLQRA